Proteins from a genomic interval of Blastocatellia bacterium:
- a CDS encoding recombinase RecT, with protein MSTLMTQTQEKPLNKISVTLGKFRDKLIQALPKNRNVDQEISSVIATVASSPSLQKCSPESIALAAYDAATLGLPVNKLGLAWLVPFGNEAKLQIGYRGYIQLVIESGFVLDVSAECVYENDRFRYVLGSHPNIEHEASIRKPRGNFIAVYAIARLVNGVLKHVVMSKVQVDHIRSKSRSSSSGPWTTDYDEMAKKTVIKRLCKLLPYNLPNLHKIELATEIEARNQEPTVNYANKVNVIDTTAIEEEELEEINI; from the coding sequence ATGTCTACATTAATGACCCAAACACAAGAAAAGCCCTTAAATAAAATTTCTGTAACTTTAGGTAAATTCCGAGATAAATTAATCCAAGCTCTTCCTAAAAATCGAAACGTTGATCAAGAAATTAGTAGCGTAATTGCAACTGTAGCAAGCAGTCCAAGCTTACAAAAATGTTCACCTGAATCTATTGCTTTAGCTGCTTATGATGCTGCAACTTTGGGTCTACCAGTTAATAAACTAGGACTTGCATGGCTAGTACCTTTTGGCAATGAAGCTAAATTGCAAATAGGTTATAGGGGATATATTCAATTAGTAATTGAAAGCGGGTTTGTCTTAGATGTTAGTGCTGAATGTGTTTATGAAAATGACCGTTTTAGATATGTGCTTGGCTCACACCCAAATATTGAACATGAAGCTTCTATAAGAAAACCTCGTGGTAATTTTATTGCCGTTTATGCTATTGCCCGTCTTGTCAATGGAGTTCTTAAACATGTAGTAATGAGCAAAGTACAAGTAGACCATATACGCTCAAAATCTCGTAGCTCTAGTTCCGGCCCCTGGACAACAGATTATGACGAAATGGCTAAAAAAACCGTGATAAAAAGACTGTGTAAACTTTTACCTTATAATTTACCTAATCTACATAAAATAGAGCTAGCTACAGAAATAGAAGCACGTAATCAAGAACCTACAGTAAATTATGCTAATAAGGTTAATGTTATTGATACTACAGCTATAGAAGAAGAAGAATTAGAAGAAATAAATATCTAA
- a CDS encoding Uma2 family endonuclease, which produces MSETITQHPQIIEEILPKSLPTDQDLPDRDGIPVNNFQEHPQSILLTDTLEPVLIKQHTDGNYCIGQDCGIYWRIPNPDENPLRGAISPDWFYVPNVPKMLKGRFRRSYVMWQELIPPFLVIEFVSGDGSEERNTTPYQGKFWIYEQILRIPFYGIFDAFNSSLEFYQLSAGHYSLMPTNEQGRFAINQLGLEFGIWPGIYRGMDALWLRAWDIQGNLLPTGDERTALNKNAFVLNKLKSC; this is translated from the coding sequence ATGAGTGAAACAATAACCCAACACCCACAAATAATTGAAGAAATTTTGCCAAAATCTTTGCCAACCGACCAAGATTTACCTGATAGGGATGGGATACCTGTGAATAATTTTCAAGAACACCCTCAAAGCATACTTCTTACTGATACTTTAGAGCCTGTTTTAATAAAACAACATACAGATGGAAATTACTGTATAGGTCAAGATTGTGGGATATACTGGAGAATACCTAATCCTGATGAAAATCCTCTACGTGGGGCTATAAGTCCTGATTGGTTTTATGTTCCTAATGTTCCTAAAATGTTAAAAGGCCGTTTTCGTCGTAGCTATGTTATGTGGCAAGAGTTAATACCGCCTTTTTTAGTTATTGAATTTGTTTCTGGCGACGGTAGCGAAGAACGAAACACTACACCTTATCAAGGTAAGTTTTGGATCTACGAGCAAATCTTACGTATTCCTTTTTATGGCATCTTTGATGCTTTTAATTCTAGCCTTGAGTTTTACCAACTATCAGCAGGCCATTATTCTTTAATGCCTACTAATGAACAAGGTCGCTTTGCTATCAACCAATTAGGCTTAGAATTTGGCATCTGGCCTGGTATTTATAGAGGTATGGATGCTCTTTGGCTACGTGCTTGGGACATCCAAGGCAACCTTCTCCCAACAGGTGATGAACGCACTGCACTGAACAAGAACGCCTTCGTGCTGAACAAGCTGAAAAGCTGTTAG
- a CDS encoding metallophosphoesterase — translation MDQKKPQLLLSRREIIKSVGAIAASTLISPSSLITATPVKNQVRFVVLGDWGCGSPAQIRVAKQMLLAHQSKPIDFVLTVGDNIYPDGNKQSYTAFFEQVYAGLLKNNVKFFATLGNHDVIVGRQDQIRYPLFNMEGREFYSLKRGQGLVEFFMLDVTNLSNKQMAWLENSLKLCKAKWKIALFHYPLYSSGTHHGSALALRKVLEPLLVKYKVNVAFAGHDHIYERTYLQNGIQHFVTGGGGATLYDIDVKSPFRAESYVGWHFMLVEINDKEISFQTISDNGKIVDSGITK, via the coding sequence TTGGATCAAAAAAAACCACAACTATTGCTCTCACGTCGTGAAATAATAAAATCTGTTGGTGCTATTGCTGCCAGCACTTTAATTAGTCCATCTTCCTTAATTACTGCAACTCCTGTAAAAAATCAGGTTCGTTTTGTTGTCCTTGGTGACTGGGGATGTGGTAGTCCTGCACAAATTCGAGTAGCTAAACAAATGCTGTTAGCTCATCAAAGTAAGCCTATAGATTTTGTTTTAACTGTTGGAGACAATATTTATCCTGATGGCAATAAACAATCTTATACAGCATTCTTTGAACAAGTTTACGCTGGGTTACTTAAAAATAATGTCAAGTTTTTTGCTACTCTAGGAAATCATGATGTGATTGTAGGCCGACAAGATCAAATTCGATATCCATTATTTAATATGGAAGGACGGGAATTTTATTCACTAAAACGAGGCCAAGGACTAGTAGAATTTTTTATGCTAGATGTTACTAACCTAAGTAATAAACAAATGGCTTGGCTAGAAAATTCTCTTAAACTCTGTAAAGCAAAATGGAAAATAGCACTTTTTCATTACCCTCTTTATTCTTCAGGTACTCATCATGGTTCAGCCCTAGCATTAAGAAAAGTTCTTGAGCCATTGCTTGTTAAATATAAAGTAAATGTTGCATTTGCTGGACATGACCATATTTATGAGCGAACCTACTTGCAAAATGGGATCCAACATTTTGTAACTGGTGGTGGTGGTGCAACTCTTTATGATATTGATGTTAAAAGCCCATTTCGTGCAGAAAGCTATGTAGGCTGGCATTTTATGTTAGTAGAAATTAACGACAAAGAAATTTCATTTCAAACTATTAGCGACAATGGAAAAATAGTTGATAGCGGAATAACTAAGTAA